A segment of the Sulfurovum indicum genome:
TCTGAAACCGTTGCTGGATAGACTTGATGCAACAGCTTCCTATGCAGAAGAGACTGAACGGATCTCTATCTCTGTCCCGTTTAAACTGCAAGATCTTGGGAACAGACGTTATTACCGTCTGCCGGATATTGGAATGCTTGGGAAGAATGTATTGCTTATTTGCAAAAGCAAAATCATTTCAGAAAGTCTTCAGAAAATGTTCAAATATTTCCTTTACGAAGTTGATGTAGGTGCGCAAGCATATAAAGAAAGAGGCAGCAACCTGGCACACTATGATCTTTTTGTATTGGAAGATTCTTTGTTGACCGAAGGTATAGAGGAACTGGTACAGAAGGTGCAACAAAAGCATGACCTCAAGTTGGTGATCCTTCAGGATGCCGATAATGCGAAAGTAATGAACAAGAAATATCTTTCTGCATATCTTGTCAAGCCTGTGATGCAAGAGAGTATCTATGAATTGATCATCTCGCTTTTTGAAGAGGATGTCAAAGAGAGAAAGATCAAAAGAGAACCGGAAAAACCGATTATCAATATGGAAAAATATATCATAGATGCTTTTAAAAAGAGTGAAGAGGCTTATGTGAGTATGGAGAAGGTCAAATCTGAGTTGAAACCCAGTGTGCTTTCTCCTGCCAGGAAGCAAGATACGGTCCAGGTGTTGAATGTTGCAGCAGGTGAGAAGAAGATGAAAAAAGCAGGCGTTGATTATGCAAAAGAGCTTGAAAAATTTATAGAGACGTTCGATCACTCTGATGTCTACTTCAGAGATATTGCAAAAAGCAAAGCGGCATGGCAGATCAAGGAGTTTGCGATCGATCTGGAGAAAAATGCCAACCTTATCGGAGCTGAGCGTATTGCACAGCTTGCAGAAAAGATCAGCCTGCTTTTTGTCTATGACAATCTGGATATGCTCCCTGTCTATACCGGTAAATACCATGTGGAATTGACAAAACTGCTGAGTGAGATCAGAAGTTATCTGAAGAAACGAAAGTAACGGCTTTAGGAGTATGTCAATTTGACATATTTCTGTTGTTCAGTTGAAAAATTGGACTATAATCTTTTATGCAGATCTATACAGACACCCAAATATATTCTATTGGAATACTCTTTCTTTTTTCTATTCTCTTGCTATGGAGAATTGTGTATTTCTTTGCCTTATCCCCATCCAAACGTTACTTGAAGCGGTACAGAACGGTCAAAAAACTTAAAAAACTTACCTGGAGTGAATTTGAGTATCTATCTAAACTGCTTTTTGAGGAAGAGGGATGGAAGGTGACAGAAAATGCCGGAAAGGGTGCAGATGGCGGTGTCGATCTCTGGATGAAAAAGTGGCGTATGTCCGCAATCGTACAATGTAAAAAGTATGAAGATGCCAGAGTGACCATTAAAGTGATCAGAGAGATGTATGGACTTATGTATGAATATAAAGTCGATAAAGCATTTATTGTTACTACCAGTGAATTTACCAAAGAGTGCTATAGGTTCGTTGAAGACAAGAAGATAGAACTGATCAATGGAGAGGGTGTGGTGAAAAGGATCTCACAGCTGATAAAATAACCGGCAATCACTCCTCATAAGGTTCAAAATCTTCTTTTGAAACACCACAGTCCGGGCATTCCCAGTCTTCAGGAAGTTCTTTGAATGGTGTCCCCGGAGGAATACCGCTGTCGGGATCCCCAATTGCGGGATCATAGATATATTCACATACTGTACAGATATATTTTTGTTCCATCTTATCTCCCTTCTGGTATCGGATTTATTTAAAAATGGTAAAATGTCTAAACTAATTTTACTAAAGCTACTGTGCAATATCTGTGCAGTCACGCTTTGAAACAAAGGACTTCAATATGTCAATCAAGTGTGCATTTTTATTTCCCGGACAAGGTTCCCAGGCAGTAGGTATGGGAGAGGATTTTTTTAACAATTCAGAGATCGCAAAACAGATGATCACAGATGCAAGTGAACGAACGGGTATCGATTTTGAGACATTGCTTTTTAAAGAGAATGATCAACTTGAGAAGACAGAGTTCACGCAACCTGCTATTTTGCTTGTCTCATCGATCGCGCATAAGCTTTTTGAGAACGAAATGCCAATTAAACCAGTGTTCGCACTGGGGCACTCTTTGGGTGAATTCTCGGCACTTACGGCCGTAGGTGCGATCGATCCGCTTGATGCGGTCGAGCTGGTTAATCTGCGTGGCAAGCTGATGGCGCAGGCATGTGAAGGTCAGGATGTCGGAATGCTGGTCTCATTGGGGTTGGATGACAAGACCGTAGAGAATATCTGTGAAGAACAGAGAGAAGCAGGGTTGCAGGTATGGCCGGTAAACTATAATGCCGAAGGACAGATCGTGATCGCCGGTATTAAACCGGATCTGCAAAAACTGGAACCTGTTCTAAAAGAGGCAAAAGCCAGAAGGGCAATGCTGCTCAATATGTCGGTAGCTTCCCACTGTCCTCTGTTGGAGAGTGCGACTGTACCGTTATCTGAAAAACTTAAAGAAGTACTTAGGGATGAGTTTACAGCACCGGTGATCTCCAATGTGACAGCTGAAAAGTACTCTACAAAAGAAGAAGCACTGGAACTGTTGCCCAAACAGCTGGTCTCTCCTGTCCTCTATAAACAGTCTATAGCAAAATTTGATGAAGAGGTGGACTGTTATGTTGAATTCGGTCACGGCGGTGTGCTCAAAGGGCTGAACAGAAAAGCGACCAAGAAACCACATTTTGTGGTTTCAGATATGCAGTCTCTGGCAAATGCATTGGAAGAGATAGGCAAACTAAGCTAAATTACTGCACTTGGATGTGTGCGGAACAGATAAACTAGGATTGAAATGAAAATAGCTATTATGGGTGCAATGCCCGAAGAGATCGAACCTTTGATCGGCCAGCTCGAGAATGTAAGTTCTTCGTTATATGCGTCAAATACCTATTATGAGGGAATATATAAAGGGAAAGAGGTAGTTGTTGCCTATTCAAAGATCGGAAAGGTCTTTGCTGCATTGACTGCCACGATACTTATCGAAAAATTTGATTGTGATATTCTGCTTTTTTCCGGGGTTGCAGGTGCAATCTCAGAAGAGCTCAAGATCGGTGATCTTATTATTGCAGAAGGCCTTTGTCAGCACGATCTTGATATAACTGCTTTTGGCCATCCCTACGGATATGTACCGGAGGGAGAGGTTTGTGTCAAAACCGATAAGCATTTACGTCAGATTGCTAAAACAGTTGCAGAAAAAAAAGGGATTACTCTTAAAGAGGGGGTCATTGCAACCGGTGATCAGTTCGTTGCAGACCCTGAGAGAAAAAAGTGGATCGGAGAGACATTCAAAGCAGATGCACTTGAGATGGAGGGTGCCAGTGTGGCAGTGGTCTGTGATGCATTGAATGTACCGTGCTTTATTCTGCGTGCCATCTCAGACAGCGCAGATATGGATGCGAGTTTCAACTTCGATGAATTCCTTGAGAGTTCAGCAAAAGTTTCAGCAGGCTTTATCCTCTCTATGGTAGAGGAAATTGAAGATATTTCATAAGAGATGTATTGATGCGGGTGTATAGTCACGCGCCGAAAAAGAGAGAATTGTGGAAGATAGAAGACGAGAAGAGACAAACAGTATTCCAATGAGCCGAAAACTCCTCAAGGTCATAGGCAAGACCAATGTAGAGTTCAGGCTTATCGGTGAAGGAGATAAAGTTCTGGTAGGACTGAGCGGAGGAAAGGATTCTCTGGCTTTGGTTCATGCACTCAAACATATTCAAAGACATGCACCGTTCAATTTCGAGTTTGAAGCCTGTACGATCAAGTACGGTATGCCGGATGAGCACTATGACTATCTGGCAGCACACTGTAAAGAGTATGGTATCAAACATACGGTGTACGATACCAATATTTATGAGATCTCTCACGATACCATAAGGGAAAATTCTTCATTCTGTTCATACTTTTCACGTATGCGGCGTGGGGCACTCTACAGTTTTGCCCAGGAAGGTGGATTTACCAAAGTGGCATTGGGGCATCATTTTGATGATGCAGTGGAGAGTTTCTTCATGAATATGTTCTACAACGGAACACTTAGAAGCCTTGCACCTATTTATAAAACGGGTAAAGGTTTTCATCTGATCCGTCCACTCATCCAGGTGAGAGAAAGACAACTGAGGGATTTTGCTACCGAGAACAACCTGCAGGTTATTGGTGATGAAGCCTGTCCTGCTATGCTGAAAGATGTCAAGATGCCTCATGCCAGAGCCTCTACCAAAGCATGGTTGGCCCAAATGGAAAAAGAGAATAAAGAGATGTTCAAGATGATCAAAGCGTCCTTCAAGCATATCCATGACGATACGTTCCTGGATCCCAAACGCTGGGAGAGGGATGATATTGTAATGAGTAATGAGTAATGAGTAATGAAAAACAGACTGTTTTAAAAGCCGGAAGAATAGATAAAATACTCTCTGATACTTTGGATATCAGCCGTAACCAGATTGAAAAACTTATTAAAGAAGGGCTTGTATCTGTTAATGGCAGAACTGTGAGAAAAACCAGTTTCAAAGTGGAAGAGGGTGATGAGATAGCCTACGTGTTCAAAAAGGCTGAAAAGCGTGAGCCTGTAGAGGTTGATTTTGATGTTGAAGTCCTCTATGAGGATGAATATCTTCTGGTGATCAACAAGCCTTCGGGGCTTGTCGTACATCCGGCTCCTTCGGTGAAGGAGCCGACACTGGTTGACTGGCTGGTCCAAAAGGGTATTTCTCTCTCCACCATTTCCGGAGAAGAGCGTCACGGGATCGTACACCGTATCGACAAAGAGACGACAGGCGCTTTGGTGGTTGCCAAAGACAACAGGGTGCATATGAAACTCAGTGAACAGTTGCAGGAGAAGAGTATGGGACGCTATTATCTTGCATTGATCGATCATCCGCTGAAAGATGATGTCACTGTGGACAAACCTATAGGACGTAATCCGAAGAACCGTTTGAAAATGGATGTCGTACCACACGGGAAAGAGGCAAAAACAGCTTTTAAAAAGCTTTTGGCATCACAGTATGATATTGAGCTGGTCTCTGCCAAACTCTTTACCGGACGTACCCATCAGATACGGGTACATCTGAACACACTGGGACGCCATATACTGGGAGATGATTTATATGGCTTTAAGAGCAAAAGAGATAAAATTCCAAGAGTTTATCTGCATGCCTATCTGCTCTATCTGACTCATCCTGTGACGGGGAAACAGATGGAGTTTGTTGCCCCGCTTTTTGACGATATGCAAACCTATCTGACAAAATATTTTGAAGAAGACGAGATCGAAAAGAAGCTTGATCCGAAGTGTTTGAAAGAGGGGTTTCAGGTTTTAGGTGTGTAAGAAATTTCCAATAAGCAGGAAGCTATGCCTCACATTAAAGTCAAACCGTTCGATACCGCCATTGTTGAAGAAAAAATCCCACAAAGCAGTCTATTGACATTCCGTGCAACAGCACTTAACCGGGGTGATGAACTTTGGGGGGTGGAAGTGGAAGGAAAAGAGTTCCTGCTTCAGGTCAAACCTGCTGGGAGCAATGTACTTATCAAGTATGACAAAGTAACCAGGCCGCTAAGGGTCAACCTGCTTAAAGAAGCATTGGCACAGGTGGCAAAAGAGCTTGAGCTTGAGATCATCGCATCCAATATTGCACAGCATAAAGAGACACTGTTTGCCTCTGCATATGAGAAGAAGATAGAGGATTTTGAAAATATTGCTTTCCCTAAAGAAAAGGTCTCTGTTGAGGTAGGGTTTGGATCAGGGAGACATTTGCTCTACCAGGCGAAGAAAAACCCGGATACACTTTTTATAGGACTTGAGATCCATACACCGTCAGCACAGCAGGTACTTAAACAGATCGAACTGCAGGGCCTGGAGAATATCTGGGTGGTCAACTATGATGCAAGGCTTTTTCTGGAGATGCTTCCCTCCAATCTTCTGGATCAGATCTTTGTGCATTTCCCTGTACCATGGGACAAAAAGCCGCACCGGCGTGTGATCAGTCCCAGTTTTCTCAATGAATCCATGCGAGTTCTTCATAAGGAAGGGCGGCTGGAACTTCGTACAGACAGTAATAACTACTTCTGGTATGCACTGGAGACTTTCTTTGCTGCTCCCAAAATAGAGCTGGAGGTACGTAAAAATGAAGCACTGGAGGTCACCAGCAAATATGAAGCACGCTGGCTCAGGCAGGAGAAAGACATTTATGACGTTTACGTAACATCTAAAGAGATGTCAGCACCCAGAGAAGTCCTGATTGACTTTAACTTTAACAATGTAAAATACAGCAAAGGGGTTGAAACATGTCTGCCTGCAAAAACATTGGTATTTGAAGACTATTTCGTACATATTGAACGTCTCTACAGGATCGGTGGAAGCAAGATGCTTATCAAGTGCTCATTCGGCAGTTTTGATCGG
Coding sequences within it:
- a CDS encoding restriction endonuclease, yielding MYFFALSPSKRYLKRYRTVKKLKKLTWSEFEYLSKLLFEEEGWKVTENAGKGADGGVDLWMKKWRMSAIVQCKKYEDARVTIKVIREMYGLMYEYKVDKAFIVTTSEFTKECYRFVEDKKIELINGEGVVKRISQLIK
- a CDS encoding RluA family pseudouridine synthase; amino-acid sequence: MSNEKQTVLKAGRIDKILSDTLDISRNQIEKLIKEGLVSVNGRTVRKTSFKVEEGDEIAYVFKKAEKREPVEVDFDVEVLYEDEYLLVINKPSGLVVHPAPSVKEPTLVDWLVQKGISLSTISGEERHGIVHRIDKETTGALVVAKDNRVHMKLSEQLQEKSMGRYYLALIDHPLKDDVTVDKPIGRNPKNRLKMDVVPHGKEAKTAFKKLLASQYDIELVSAKLFTGRTHQIRVHLNTLGRHILGDDLYGFKSKRDKIPRVYLHAYLLYLTHPVTGKQMEFVAPLFDDMQTYLTKYFEEDEIEKKLDPKCLKEGFQVLGV
- the rd gene encoding rubredoxin, which gives rise to MEQKYICTVCEYIYDPAIGDPDSGIPPGTPFKELPEDWECPDCGVSKEDFEPYEE
- a CDS encoding ATP-binding protein yields the protein MKEVEKFFDINMVLMTIYSALEQVREEEKIELVYDIDSTIPKELRGDAASVTHILTQLLMFVFQNTHKHEVILSLYAPKDFLYEEFITFAIDNTGISREKALSFFDARLKPLLDRLDATASYAEETERISISVPFKLQDLGNRRYYRLPDIGMLGKNVLLICKSKIISESLQKMFKYFLYEVDVGAQAYKERGSNLAHYDLFVLEDSLLTEGIEELVQKVQQKHDLKLVILQDADNAKVMNKKYLSAYLVKPVMQESIYELIISLFEEDVKERKIKREPEKPIINMEKYIIDAFKKSEEAYVSMEKVKSELKPSVLSPARKQDTVQVLNVAAGEKKMKKAGVDYAKELEKFIETFDHSDVYFRDIAKSKAAWQIKEFAIDLEKNANLIGAERIAQLAEKISLLFVYDNLDMLPVYTGKYHVELTKLLSEIRSYLKKRK
- the fabD gene encoding ACP S-malonyltransferase, translating into MSIKCAFLFPGQGSQAVGMGEDFFNNSEIAKQMITDASERTGIDFETLLFKENDQLEKTEFTQPAILLVSSIAHKLFENEMPIKPVFALGHSLGEFSALTAVGAIDPLDAVELVNLRGKLMAQACEGQDVGMLVSLGLDDKTVENICEEQREAGLQVWPVNYNAEGQIVIAGIKPDLQKLEPVLKEAKARRAMLLNMSVASHCPLLESATVPLSEKLKEVLRDEFTAPVISNVTAEKYSTKEEALELLPKQLVSPVLYKQSIAKFDEEVDCYVEFGHGGVLKGLNRKATKKPHFVVSDMQSLANALEEIGKLS
- the trmB gene encoding tRNA (guanosine(46)-N7)-methyltransferase TrmB, which encodes MPHIKVKPFDTAIVEEKIPQSSLLTFRATALNRGDELWGVEVEGKEFLLQVKPAGSNVLIKYDKVTRPLRVNLLKEALAQVAKELELEIIASNIAQHKETLFASAYEKKIEDFENIAFPKEKVSVEVGFGSGRHLLYQAKKNPDTLFIGLEIHTPSAQQVLKQIELQGLENIWVVNYDARLFLEMLPSNLLDQIFVHFPVPWDKKPHRRVISPSFLNESMRVLHKEGRLELRTDSNNYFWYALETFFAAPKIELEVRKNEALEVTSKYEARWLRQEKDIYDVYVTSKEMSAPREVLIDFNFNNVKYSKGVETCLPAKTLVFEDYFVHIERLYRIGGSKMLIKCSFGSFDRPEHKYILLEEEGCRYFVSPPVKTSVNHKAHQKITELLNNVKCN
- a CDS encoding tRNA lysidine(34) synthetase; protein product: MSRKLLKVIGKTNVEFRLIGEGDKVLVGLSGGKDSLALVHALKHIQRHAPFNFEFEACTIKYGMPDEHYDYLAAHCKEYGIKHTVYDTNIYEISHDTIRENSSFCSYFSRMRRGALYSFAQEGGFTKVALGHHFDDAVESFFMNMFYNGTLRSLAPIYKTGKGFHLIRPLIQVRERQLRDFATENNLQVIGDEACPAMLKDVKMPHARASTKAWLAQMEKENKEMFKMIKASFKHIHDDTFLDPKRWERDDIVMSNE
- a CDS encoding 5'-methylthioadenosine/adenosylhomocysteine nucleosidase, which produces MKIAIMGAMPEEIEPLIGQLENVSSSLYASNTYYEGIYKGKEVVVAYSKIGKVFAALTATILIEKFDCDILLFSGVAGAISEELKIGDLIIAEGLCQHDLDITAFGHPYGYVPEGEVCVKTDKHLRQIAKTVAEKKGITLKEGVIATGDQFVADPERKKWIGETFKADALEMEGASVAVVCDALNVPCFILRAISDSADMDASFNFDEFLESSAKVSAGFILSMVEEIEDIS